A stretch of DNA from Nocardioides sp. Arc9.136:
ACTTCCTGGCCGACGGCCAGGCCGAGCTGTCGAACCAGATGGCCAGCCGCGGGACCGACAAGTTCGCCGGCGTCGCGTGGCACCCCGCCGAGGCGACCGGCTCACCGGTGCTCGAGGGCTCGTTGGCCCACGTCGACTGCAGCGTCCACGCCGTCCACGAGGCCGGCGACCACTGGGTCGTCATCGGCCGGGTGCTCCACCTGGCCACCGCGCCCGAGGGCGCCACCGAGGACCCGCTGCTGTTCTACCGCGGGAAGTACGGCACCACCCGCTGACCCTGCTGACCGCCACCCGGTCGTGGCGCCCGGGCGCCGCTCGGCCACCGGGTCAGCCGTCGGCCAGCCGGAGGTCGGGCTCGAGCCCGAGGAACGCGGCGTACCGGTCGGCGGCGTCCTGCAGCGCCCGGACCGCAGCGGTGCCCAGGGGGCGGTACGGCACGACGTCGAACCGCGCCCGGGCCCCGAGGGTGCGCCTCATCCGCCCGACCAGCTGCGCGTCGACGACCGCCATCCCGATCGCGGTCTCCCGGCCGCCCGGCACGACGCCGGCGACGTCGATGAGCATCCGGCTGTCCTGGAACCCGCGGTAGGTCTCGTCGAGGATCTGCAGCAGGTGGCCGCCCGGCTGCCGGCCCGCCGCGGGCGGCGCCGTGCCGGCGGCGTGCCAGTAGGTGCGCCCCTCGTGCTCGAACCGCTCCAGGTGGTCGGCCGCGCCGGCCAGGCCGCGGCGCACGTCGCCGAGCGGCAGGGTCGCCCAGTAGGCGAGGTCGCGGTCGGTGGCGGGGCCGTGCCCGGCGACGTACCGGCGGGCCAGCTCGGCCAGTGCCTCGTCGCGCTCCCGGGCCGGCGCGGGCGGCACCCGGTCGGCCATCAGCGCGTAGGTGTGGGTCCCGTCGTCGGTGGGGGGCCCGCTGCACACCAGCCGGTCCAGCTCGGTCAGCCCGAGCAGCAGCATCAGCTCGTGGCCGGTGACGGTGACGTCGCGCTCGGCCAGCGCGGTCCTGACGCCGTCCCGCGTGAGGCCGGCCCCGCCGAGGGCGTCCAGCACCGCACCGGTCGCGCGGCCCAGGTCGGCGGTGGTCCAGCCGGTGTCGGTGAGCTGCCGCAGCAGCGTCGGTCGCACGCGTGGCGCGGTCAGCTCGAGCAGCCACGCGACGTCCGCCGCGGCCACGAAGTGCCAGGTCGGTCGCAGCACG
This window harbors:
- a CDS encoding winged helix DNA-binding domain-containing protein, coding for MTSSHDIARWRFATQHLTAPHAGSATDVVAGLLAVQAENPTQAAWAVAARTSRPDGDDLAGLLSSGAVLRTHVLRPTWHFVAAADVAWLLELTAPRVRPTLLRQLTDTGWTTADLGRATGAVLDALGGAGLTRDGVRTALAERDVTVTGHELMLLLGLTELDRLVCSGPPTDDGTHTYALMADRVPPAPARERDEALAELARRYVAGHGPATDRDLAYWATLPLGDVRRGLAGAADHLERFEHEGRTYWHAAGTAPPAAGRQPGGHLLQILDETYRGFQDSRMLIDVAGVVPGGRETAIGMAVVDAQLVGRMRRTLGARARFDVVPYRPLGTAAVRALQDAADRYAAFLGLEPDLRLADG